A portion of the Rhodococcus pseudokoreensis genome contains these proteins:
- the atpB gene encoding F0F1 ATP synthase subunit A translates to MNVAAEEFHAPSLNDFFPPAVLFEGTPFELDRLMLVRILLSALMMLFFVIAMRSPKIIPRGVQNIGEIALDFVRINIAEEILGKEQGKRFLPVITTIFFLVLASNLGSIIPFINISPNARIGMPLVLAALAYIVFNYVGIKKYGFFKYVKSSIVVPGVPLPLHFLLVPIEFISTFVLRPFTLMVRLMANMLAGHILLVLFFSATQYFFFVSGGFQAVFGVASLAAGIAFTFFELLVIFLQAYVFALLTSVYIDLALHADSH, encoded by the coding sequence ATCAACGTGGCCGCGGAAGAATTCCACGCGCCTTCCCTGAACGACTTCTTCCCGCCCGCGGTCCTGTTCGAAGGGACTCCGTTCGAACTCGACCGCCTGATGCTGGTTCGCATCCTGCTGTCCGCGCTGATGATGCTCTTCTTCGTCATCGCGATGCGCAGCCCGAAGATCATTCCTCGCGGTGTCCAGAACATCGGTGAGATCGCGCTCGACTTCGTCCGGATCAACATCGCGGAAGAGATTCTCGGCAAGGAGCAGGGCAAGCGCTTCCTGCCGGTCATCACGACCATCTTCTTCCTGGTGCTCGCCAGCAACCTCGGCAGCATCATCCCCTTCATCAACATCTCGCCGAACGCGCGAATCGGCATGCCGCTCGTGCTCGCTGCCCTGGCGTACATCGTGTTCAACTACGTCGGCATCAAGAAGTACGGCTTCTTCAAGTACGTGAAGAGCAGCATCGTGGTTCCGGGTGTGCCGCTTCCGCTGCACTTCCTGCTCGTGCCGATCGAGTTCATCTCGACGTTCGTCCTCCGGCCGTTCACGCTCATGGTTCGTCTCATGGCCAACATGCTGGCCGGCCACATCCTGTTGGTGCTGTTCTTCAGCGCCACTCAGTACTTCTTCTTCGTCTCCGGTGGGTTCCAGGCCGTGTTCGGTGTGGCCTCGCTTGCCGCCGGCATTGCATTCACCTTCTTCGAACTGCTGGTGATCTTCCTGCAGGCCTACGTCTTCGCGCTGCTCACGTCGGTGTACATCGACCTGGCACTGCACGCGGATTCGCACTGA
- the atpD gene encoding F0F1 ATP synthase subunit beta → MTAAVTENNGAGSGSSVAGRVVRVIGPVVDVEFPRGAIPELFNALHAEITLPSVAKTLTLEVAQHLGDNLVRTVSMQPTDGLIRGTSVSDTGKPISVPVGDVVKGHVFNALGDCLDAPGTGRDGEQWGIHRKPPAFDQLEGKTEILETGIKVIDLLTPYVKGGKIGLFGGAGVGKTVLIQEMITRIAREFSGTSVFAGVGERTREGTDLHLEMEEMGVLQDTALVFGQMDEPPGTRMRVALSALTMAEYFRDVQGQDVLLFIDNIFRFTQAGSEVSTLLGRMPSAVGYQPTLADEMGELQERITSTRGRSITSLQAIYVPADDYTDPAPATTFAHLDATTELSRPISQMGIYPAVDPLTSTSRILEPGIVGAEHFRVANEVKRILQKYKELQDIIAILGMDELQEEDKVLVGRARRLQKFLGQNFIVAEKFTGEPGSVVPLRDTIEAFDRICKGEFDHLPEQAFNSCGGLDDVEAAAKKIAGK, encoded by the coding sequence ATGACCGCAGCAGTAACCGAAAACAACGGGGCAGGCTCGGGTTCGTCCGTCGCCGGCCGCGTCGTGCGGGTCATCGGTCCCGTCGTGGACGTTGAATTCCCGCGTGGCGCCATTCCTGAACTGTTCAACGCCCTGCACGCCGAGATCACGCTCCCCTCGGTCGCCAAGACGCTGACCCTCGAGGTCGCACAGCACCTCGGCGACAACCTGGTGCGCACCGTCTCGATGCAGCCCACCGACGGTCTGATCCGCGGCACCTCGGTGTCCGACACGGGCAAGCCGATCTCGGTTCCCGTCGGTGACGTCGTCAAGGGCCACGTCTTCAACGCGCTGGGCGACTGCCTCGACGCTCCCGGTACGGGTCGCGACGGCGAGCAGTGGGGCATCCACCGCAAGCCACCGGCCTTCGACCAGCTCGAGGGCAAGACCGAGATCCTCGAGACCGGTATCAAGGTCATCGACCTCCTCACCCCGTACGTCAAGGGTGGAAAGATCGGTCTGTTCGGTGGTGCCGGTGTCGGCAAGACCGTTCTGATCCAGGAAATGATCACCCGTATCGCCCGCGAGTTCTCCGGAACCTCGGTGTTCGCAGGCGTCGGTGAGCGCACCCGTGAGGGCACCGACCTTCACCTCGAGATGGAAGAGATGGGCGTCCTCCAGGACACCGCCCTTGTCTTCGGCCAGATGGATGAGCCGCCGGGAACGCGTATGCGCGTCGCCCTGTCCGCTCTGACCATGGCGGAGTACTTCCGCGATGTCCAGGGCCAGGACGTGCTGCTGTTCATCGACAACATCTTCCGTTTCACCCAGGCCGGTTCCGAGGTGTCGACCCTGCTCGGTCGTATGCCTTCGGCCGTGGGTTACCAGCCGACCCTGGCTGACGAGATGGGTGAGCTGCAGGAGCGCATCACCTCGACGCGAGGCCGCTCCATCACCTCGCTGCAGGCGATCTACGTGCCCGCCGACGACTACACCGACCCGGCGCCGGCCACGACGTTCGCGCACCTCGATGCCACCACCGAGCTGTCGCGTCCGATCTCGCAGATGGGTATCTACCCCGCTGTGGACCCGCTGACCTCCACCTCCCGCATCCTGGAGCCCGGCATCGTCGGTGCCGAGCACTTCCGGGTCGCCAACGAGGTCAAGCGCATCCTGCAGAAGTACAAGGAACTGCAGGACATCATCGCCATCCTCGGTATGGACGAGCTGCAGGAAGAGGACAAGGTGCTCGTCGGCCGTGCCCGTCGCCTGCAGAAGTTCCTCGGCCAGAACTTCATCGTCGCCGAGAAGTTCACCGGTGAGCCCGGCTCCGTGGTGCCGCTCCGCGACACCATCGAGGCGTTCGACCGCATCTGCAAGGGCGAGTTCGATCACCTGCCCGAGCAGGCGTTCAACAGCTGTGGTGGACTCGACGACGTCGAGGCTGCAGCCAAGAAGATCGCCGGGAAGTAG
- a CDS encoding F0F1 ATP synthase subunit delta yields the protein MYAASREALTQTRAALSSALGSVSAGAATAAAAQIGAELFSVVEILDEQRTLRSALSDTSTTGSVREGLAERVFGGKVSAETLAVLKAAVGQDWSATSDLLNSLVLLGRESLLKAAADQGQLDAVEDELFRLGRIVAGDPKLEQSLSDRSVPAKGKRDLLSKLLYGKVTAVSEALATQAVGRLKNSAPADAFDTLSNLAAAQRKAVVAKVRSAAPLSSEQSDRLTATLTRTYGKPVTVHVEVDPELLSGLVVRVGDEVIDGSGAGRLAALRKSLK from the coding sequence ATGTACGCAGCGAGCCGTGAGGCCTTGACGCAGACCCGTGCTGCGTTGTCTTCGGCCTTGGGATCCGTCTCTGCCGGAGCAGCCACAGCGGCCGCGGCCCAGATCGGGGCCGAGCTGTTCTCGGTCGTCGAGATCCTGGACGAGCAGCGCACTCTCCGGAGCGCGCTGTCGGACACCTCGACGACCGGGAGCGTTCGCGAAGGTCTGGCCGAGCGGGTGTTCGGCGGCAAGGTCTCGGCCGAGACCCTCGCCGTCCTGAAGGCGGCGGTGGGCCAGGACTGGTCCGCCACCTCCGACCTGCTCAACTCGCTGGTGCTCCTCGGTCGGGAATCGCTGCTGAAGGCAGCGGCCGATCAGGGACAGCTCGACGCCGTCGAGGACGAGCTCTTCCGTCTCGGCCGCATCGTTGCCGGTGACCCGAAGCTCGAGCAGTCACTGTCCGACCGTTCCGTACCGGCGAAGGGCAAGCGTGACCTGCTCTCCAAGCTGCTGTACGGCAAGGTCACCGCGGTCTCCGAGGCATTGGCGACCCAGGCAGTGGGCCGGTTGAAGAACTCCGCACCCGCGGACGCCTTCGACACACTGTCGAATCTGGCAGCAGCACAGCGGAAGGCCGTTGTCGCCAAGGTGCGCAGCGCTGCTCCGCTGTCCAGTGAGCAGTCGGATCGGCTGACCGCCACCCTCACCCGTACCTACGGGAAGCCGGTGACGGTTCACGTGGAGGTCGATCCTGAACTCCTCAGCGGCTTGGTCGTCCGGGTGGGCGACGAGGTGATCGACGGCAGCGGAGCGGGACGTCTCGCAGCGTTGCGGAAGTCCCTCAAGTAG
- the murA gene encoding UDP-N-acetylglucosamine 1-carboxyvinyltransferase, whose amino-acid sequence MSERFLVTGGNRLVGEVSVGGAKNSVLKLMAAALLAEGTTTVTNCPDILDVPLMADVLRGLGCEVDLDDSVVRITTPAEPKHHADFAAVRQFRASVCVLGPLVARCRRAVVALPGGDAIGSRPLDMHQSGLRLLGAHSTIEHGCVVAQAEDLHGANIRLAFPSVGATENILMAAVLAKGETVIDNAAREPEIVDLCNMLIQMGAKILGAGTSTLTIQGVPKLEPTTHRVIGDRIVAATWGIAASMTRGDVRVRGVNPKHLGLVLDKLRVAGAEVTAEADGFRVVQEARPTAVNFATLPYPGFPTDLQPMAIGLAAVAEGTSMITENVFEARFRFVEEMIRLGADARTDGHHAVIRGIAQLSSAPVWSSDIRAGAGLVLAGLVADGVTEVHDVFHIDRGYPRFVEILQELGGLIERVDAEPGSAR is encoded by the coding sequence GTGAGCGAACGCTTCCTTGTCACCGGCGGTAACCGCCTCGTAGGTGAAGTGTCTGTCGGGGGCGCGAAGAACAGCGTTCTCAAGCTGATGGCGGCAGCGCTGTTGGCTGAGGGCACCACAACTGTCACCAATTGTCCGGACATCCTGGATGTTCCCTTGATGGCCGACGTCCTGCGCGGCCTCGGCTGCGAGGTGGACCTCGACGATTCCGTCGTCCGGATCACGACACCCGCCGAACCTAAACATCACGCCGATTTCGCGGCCGTACGTCAGTTCCGCGCGTCCGTGTGTGTTCTCGGACCGCTCGTCGCGCGCTGCCGTCGCGCCGTGGTCGCGCTGCCCGGTGGCGACGCCATCGGTTCGCGGCCCCTCGACATGCATCAGTCGGGGCTGCGGTTGCTGGGTGCGCACAGCACGATCGAGCACGGCTGCGTGGTCGCACAGGCCGAGGACCTGCACGGTGCGAACATCCGGCTCGCCTTCCCCTCGGTCGGGGCGACCGAGAACATCCTGATGGCCGCCGTCCTCGCCAAGGGCGAGACGGTGATCGACAACGCGGCCCGCGAACCCGAGATCGTCGACCTGTGCAACATGCTGATCCAGATGGGCGCGAAGATCCTCGGTGCCGGCACGTCCACACTGACCATCCAGGGCGTCCCCAAGCTCGAGCCGACCACGCACCGCGTCATCGGTGACCGGATCGTTGCGGCGACGTGGGGGATCGCCGCGTCGATGACCCGCGGCGATGTGCGCGTGCGCGGGGTCAACCCGAAGCACCTCGGCCTGGTGCTCGACAAACTGCGGGTGGCCGGCGCCGAGGTCACGGCCGAGGCCGACGGATTCCGGGTGGTCCAGGAAGCGCGGCCGACGGCCGTCAACTTCGCGACCCTGCCGTATCCGGGTTTCCCCACCGACCTGCAGCCGATGGCCATCGGGCTCGCGGCGGTCGCGGAGGGAACGTCGATGATCACGGAGAACGTCTTCGAGGCGCGGTTCCGCTTCGTCGAAGAGATGATCCGGTTGGGCGCCGATGCCCGGACCGACGGTCATCACGCCGTGATCCGGGGAATCGCCCAGCTGTCGAGTGCGCCGGTGTGGTCCTCGGACATCCGGGCAGGCGCCGGCCTCGTGCTTGCGGGTCTCGTCGCCGACGGGGTGACCGAAGTGCACGACGTCTTTCACATCGACCGCGGCTATCCCCGCTTCGTCGAGATCCTCCAGGAACTCGGTGGCCTCATCGAACGAGTCGACGCGGAACCCGGTTCTGCACGGTGA
- a CDS encoding cob(I)yrinic acid a,c-diamide adenosyltransferase, translating into MAVHLTKIYTRTGDDGTTGLSDFSRVSKNDPRLIAYADCDEANASIGVAVALGDPPEEIRSILRQIQNDLFDAGADLSTPVEAEPKYPPLRITGEYVDRLEGWCDELNERLEPLNSFILPGGTALGALLHVARTVTRRAERSAWAAVDANPETTNALPAKYLNRLSDLLFIVSRLANPEGDVLWKPGAGKS; encoded by the coding sequence ATGGCCGTACACCTCACCAAGATCTATACCCGGACCGGCGACGACGGGACCACCGGACTCAGCGATTTCTCCCGTGTGTCGAAGAACGATCCGCGGCTGATCGCGTACGCGGACTGCGACGAGGCGAACGCCTCGATCGGGGTTGCGGTGGCGCTGGGCGACCCGCCGGAGGAGATCCGGTCGATACTGCGGCAGATCCAGAACGACCTGTTCGATGCCGGCGCCGACCTCTCCACCCCGGTGGAGGCCGAACCGAAATACCCGCCGCTGCGCATCACCGGCGAGTACGTCGATCGCCTCGAAGGCTGGTGCGACGAATTGAACGAACGCCTGGAGCCGCTGAACTCCTTCATTCTCCCGGGCGGAACGGCGCTGGGAGCGCTGCTGCACGTAGCTCGGACGGTGACTCGTCGCGCCGAACGGTCCGCGTGGGCCGCCGTCGACGCGAACCCGGAGACCACCAACGCTCTTCCGGCGAAGTACCTCAACCGGCTGTCGGATCTGCTGTTCATCGTCAGCAGGCTCGCGAACCCCGAAGGCGACGTGCTCTGGAAGCCGGGAGCCGGGAAGTCCTGA
- a CDS encoding ATP synthase F0 subunit C translates to MSLAYLAQEAVETTTTAKGFGAIGYGLAAIGPGIGVGIVVGKAIEGMVRQPEMAGQVRTTMFLGIAFTEALALIGLVAGFIF, encoded by the coding sequence ATGAGCCTCGCGTACCTGGCACAGGAAGCGGTCGAGACCACCACCACGGCGAAGGGCTTCGGAGCCATCGGCTACGGCCTCGCCGCGATCGGCCCCGGCATCGGCGTGGGTATCGTCGTCGGTAAGGCAATCGAGGGCATGGTTCGCCAGCCCGAGATGGCCGGACAGGTTCGTACCACGATGTTCCTCGGTATCGCCTTCACCGAAGCCCTCGCGCTGATCGGCCTCGTCGCCGGCTTCATTTTCTAA
- a CDS encoding F0F1 ATP synthase subunit B: MAANIALLAAEEESHNPLLPATYDIVWSIVCLVIVGFVFWKYVLPMFQKVLAERTEQIDGGIKRAEEAQAEAKAALEQYRAQLAEARTEAAQIREDARTQGQQIIAEMKAQAQEESDRIVAAGNNQLVAQRQQIVAELRGDLGRTAVDLAEKLIGESLADDVKRAGTVDRFLNELDSIGANSAAGK, translated from the coding sequence ATGGCAGCCAACATCGCATTGCTCGCGGCAGAGGAAGAGAGCCACAACCCTCTCCTCCCCGCGACGTATGACATCGTTTGGTCGATCGTCTGCCTGGTCATCGTTGGTTTCGTCTTCTGGAAGTACGTCCTTCCGATGTTCCAGAAGGTCCTTGCCGAGCGAACCGAGCAGATCGACGGCGGCATCAAGCGGGCCGAAGAGGCCCAGGCCGAAGCGAAGGCGGCGCTCGAGCAGTACCGCGCCCAGCTGGCCGAAGCTCGCACCGAGGCTGCGCAGATCCGTGAGGACGCGCGCACCCAGGGGCAGCAGATCATCGCCGAAATGAAGGCACAGGCTCAGGAAGAAAGCGACCGCATCGTGGCCGCCGGCAACAACCAGTTGGTTGCCCAGCGTCAGCAGATCGTTGCCGAACTGCGCGGCGATCTCGGCCGCACCGCCGTCGACCTCGCTGAGAAGCTCATCGGTGAGTCCCTCGCCGACGACGTGAAGCGGGCAGGCACGGTCGATCGATTCCTGAACGAGCTCGACTCCATCGGCGCAAATTCCGCAGCAGGGAAGTGA
- a CDS encoding glycosyltransferase family 4 protein, producing MSAAESAGTVLAQAGGGAGVPLRELLLVLFTAAVVTYLATGAVRLFALRFGAVAVPRDRDVHVTPTPRLGGVGMYLGMLVALLFAQQLPALTRGFEFTSDIPAAVVSGFVIVLVGVVDDRWGLDALTKFVGQVTAAGILVVMGVSWFIVYMPFGDGSTVILDQLQAGLVTVGVAVVMVNAMNFVDGLDGLAAGLGLISSLAICVFSVGLLHDQGGDVSAYPPALIAAALAGACLGFLPHNFQPAKIFMGDSGSMLIGLMLAAISTSASGRIPLTAYGTRDLLGLLSPLLLVGAVMFIPILDLLLAIVRRTRAGVSPFSPDKMHLHHRLLQIGHSHRRVVLLIYLWVGVLAFGAVGSALFDRRVVVLLVAGGLVFALVVTAVPSIRGQQHDRRG from the coding sequence GTGAGTGCTGCCGAATCGGCCGGCACGGTGCTGGCCCAAGCAGGTGGCGGCGCGGGTGTCCCGCTGCGTGAACTCCTGCTCGTCCTCTTCACGGCCGCGGTGGTGACCTACCTCGCGACCGGGGCCGTGCGGCTGTTCGCACTGCGGTTCGGCGCAGTGGCGGTGCCGCGGGACCGGGACGTCCACGTCACGCCGACGCCCCGCCTCGGCGGGGTCGGGATGTATCTCGGCATGCTCGTCGCGTTGTTGTTCGCGCAACAGCTACCCGCGCTCACCAGGGGATTCGAGTTCACTTCCGACATTCCCGCGGCCGTGGTGTCGGGGTTCGTGATCGTGCTGGTCGGGGTGGTCGACGACCGCTGGGGCCTGGACGCGCTCACCAAGTTCGTCGGCCAGGTCACCGCGGCCGGGATCCTCGTCGTGATGGGCGTGAGCTGGTTCATCGTCTACATGCCGTTCGGGGACGGCAGCACGGTCATCCTCGACCAGTTGCAGGCCGGTCTCGTCACCGTGGGCGTCGCGGTGGTGATGGTGAACGCCATGAACTTCGTCGACGGACTCGACGGACTCGCAGCGGGCCTCGGCCTGATCTCCTCGCTCGCGATCTGCGTGTTCTCGGTGGGACTTCTGCACGATCAGGGCGGCGACGTCAGCGCTTATCCACCCGCACTGATCGCCGCCGCGCTGGCAGGTGCGTGTCTCGGTTTCCTTCCGCACAACTTCCAGCCCGCCAAGATCTTCATGGGCGACTCCGGTTCCATGCTGATCGGGCTGATGCTCGCGGCCATCTCCACCAGCGCGTCCGGTCGCATCCCGTTGACCGCGTACGGCACCCGTGACCTGCTCGGTCTGCTCTCGCCGCTGCTGCTGGTCGGCGCGGTCATGTTCATTCCGATCCTCGACCTGTTGCTGGCCATCGTCCGGCGCACCCGCGCCGGAGTCAGCCCGTTCAGCCCCGACAAGATGCACCTCCACCACCGGCTCCTGCAGATCGGGCACTCGCACCGCCGCGTCGTGCTGCTCATCTACTTGTGGGTCGGTGTGCTGGCGTTCGGCGCGGTCGGTTCGGCCCTGTTCGACCGTCGCGTCGTCGTGCTCCTGGTGGCGGGCGGCCTCGTCTTTGCGCTGGTCGTCACCGCTGTCCCGTCGATTCGGGGACAGCAGCACGACCGTCGGGGCTGA
- a CDS encoding DUF2550 domain-containing protein: MTVLIILVVLLAAFVAVFLYRLAVLRRGGTAAILRVTPAPGDTGWRHGVIRYGEGSLVFFKLSSLRPGPDSRIERQGIEVAGRRSPEGSEFDIMSEEIIILSVKDRGSSYEIALDGGALTAFLSWVESRPSGRSVRGRRL, translated from the coding sequence ATGACTGTGTTGATCATTCTGGTTGTGCTGCTCGCGGCCTTCGTCGCGGTCTTTTTGTATCGGCTTGCAGTTCTGCGCCGCGGGGGCACCGCGGCGATCCTCCGGGTGACGCCTGCCCCGGGAGACACCGGGTGGCGTCACGGCGTCATCCGCTACGGCGAGGGTTCCCTCGTCTTCTTCAAACTGTCGAGTCTGCGACCCGGCCCCGATTCGCGCATCGAGCGCCAGGGCATCGAGGTCGCAGGTCGTCGCAGCCCCGAGGGCTCCGAATTCGACATCATGTCCGAGGAGATCATCATCCTGTCGGTCAAGGACCGCGGGAGCTCGTACGAGATCGCCTTGGACGGGGGAGCGTTGACCGCGTTCCTGTCCTGGGTCGAATCGCGACCGTCCGGCCGATCGGTTCGCGGTCGCCGACTCTGA
- a CDS encoding F0F1 ATP synthase subunit gamma — MASILELRSRIKSVNSTKKITKAQELIATSRITKAQSRVAAAKPYAEEITKVLSELASASASLDHPLLNERTDPKRAAVLVVTSDRGMCGGYNSNVLKEAEELFQLLRSEGKDPVIYVLGSKGLGYYTFRDRDLGGAWTGFSQDPGYSDAAKASRHLVDLFMAGSGSEVPAPNGEGTIEGVDELHIVYTRFVSMLTQSPEVRRMAPLEVMVSEEHVELGEDMLTNGHGSSNSEPVAGYNFEPEPDKLLGALLPKYISTRIYSSLLDAAASESAARRTAMKAATDNANELVNTLSRQANQARQAQITQEISEIVGGANALASSAGSD, encoded by the coding sequence ATGGCAAGCATTCTCGAACTGAGGTCTCGCATCAAGTCGGTCAACTCGACCAAGAAGATCACCAAGGCCCAGGAACTGATCGCGACCTCGCGGATCACGAAGGCACAGTCGCGCGTCGCCGCGGCCAAGCCGTACGCCGAGGAGATCACGAAGGTTCTCTCGGAGCTGGCGAGCGCGTCCGCTTCGCTGGACCACCCGCTGCTCAACGAGCGCACCGATCCCAAGCGTGCCGCGGTCCTGGTCGTCACCAGCGACCGCGGTATGTGCGGCGGATACAACTCCAACGTCCTCAAGGAGGCCGAGGAGCTGTTCCAGCTGCTGCGGAGCGAGGGCAAGGATCCGGTCATCTACGTGCTCGGATCCAAGGGTCTGGGCTACTACACGTTCCGTGACCGCGATCTGGGGGGTGCGTGGACCGGATTCTCCCAGGATCCGGGCTACTCCGACGCTGCCAAGGCGAGCCGGCACCTGGTCGACCTGTTCATGGCCGGATCCGGCTCCGAGGTTCCCGCGCCCAACGGCGAGGGCACCATCGAAGGCGTCGACGAGCTGCACATCGTCTACACCCGTTTCGTGTCGATGCTGACCCAGTCTCCCGAGGTTCGCCGGATGGCTCCCCTCGAGGTGATGGTCTCCGAGGAGCACGTCGAACTCGGCGAAGACATGCTGACGAACGGTCACGGGTCCAGCAACTCGGAACCGGTCGCCGGATACAACTTCGAGCCGGAACCCGACAAGCTGCTCGGTGCCCTGCTGCCGAAGTACATCAGCACCCGCATCTACTCCTCGCTGCTGGATGCTGCGGCGTCGGAGTCGGCTGCCCGTCGTACCGCCATGAAGGCCGCGACGGACAACGCAAACGAACTGGTGAACACGTTGAGCCGTCAGGCAAACCAGGCTCGCCAGGCCCAGATCACCCAGGAAATCAGCGAGATCGTCGGCGGCGCGAATGCGCTCGCCTCGAGCGCAGGAAGTGACTAA
- a CDS encoding F0F1 ATP synthase subunit epsilon gives MAEMTVELVAVERRLWSGSATLVSAQTTEGEIGVMPGHEPVLGQLVEGGVVAITTADGERIVAAVHGGFLSVTAKTVTILAESADLAEDIDVEAAKAVLAESGDDLEAIAVAKGRVRAVERA, from the coding sequence ATGGCTGAGATGACCGTGGAACTCGTCGCCGTGGAGCGACGGTTGTGGTCTGGTTCGGCGACTCTCGTCAGCGCACAGACGACCGAGGGCGAGATCGGTGTCATGCCTGGGCATGAGCCGGTTCTCGGACAGCTGGTCGAGGGCGGAGTGGTTGCGATCACGACGGCCGACGGTGAGCGTATCGTCGCTGCTGTGCACGGCGGATTCCTGTCCGTGACCGCGAAGACAGTCACGATCCTCGCCGAGTCAGCCGACTTGGCCGAGGACATCGATGTGGAAGCGGCCAAGGCCGTGCTCGCAGAGAGTGGAGACGACCTCGAGGCGATTGCTGTCGCCAAGGGTCGGGTCCGCGCTGTAGAGCGCGCTTAG
- the atpA gene encoding F0F1 ATP synthase subunit alpha, giving the protein MAELTISSDEIRSAIENYTASYSPEASREEVGVVTDTSDGIAHVSGLPSAMANELLEFPGGILGVALNLDATEIGAVILGDYENIQEGQEVKRTGDVLSVPVGDAFLGRVINPLGQPIDGLGEIASDETRALELQAASVLERQPVEEPLQTGIKAIDAMTPIGRGQRQLVIGDRKTGKTAVCIDAILNQKANWETGDEKQQVRCIYVAIGQKGSTIAGVKAALEEQGAMEYTTIVAAPASDSAGFKWLAPYTGSAIGQHWMYQGKHVLVVFDDLTKQAEAYRAISLLLRRPPGREAYPGDVFYLHSRLLERSAKLSDALGGGSLTALPIIETKANDVSAYIPTNVISITDGQVFLESDLFNKGVRPAINVGISVSRVGGAAQTKGMKKVSGSLRLELAQFRELEAFSAFASDLDAASKAQLERGARLVELLKQDQYSPIPVEDQIVSIYLAGEGVFDSVPVGDVRRFEAELLDELHRTASGVYESIKGGKALDADNAKALVEATDKFKETFLASDGSRVVNEAEAEALDAGEVGHEQINVKRTTVSK; this is encoded by the coding sequence ATGGCGGAGCTGACGATCTCCTCCGACGAGATCCGTAGCGCGATCGAGAACTACACCGCGAGCTACTCCCCGGAGGCCTCCCGCGAAGAGGTCGGCGTCGTGACCGACACCAGCGACGGCATCGCGCACGTCAGTGGCCTGCCTTCGGCGATGGCCAACGAACTGCTGGAGTTCCCCGGCGGAATTCTGGGCGTCGCGCTCAACCTGGATGCCACCGAGATCGGTGCCGTCATCCTGGGCGATTACGAGAACATCCAGGAAGGCCAGGAAGTCAAGCGGACCGGCGACGTGCTGTCGGTACCCGTCGGCGACGCCTTCCTCGGCCGCGTCATCAACCCGCTCGGCCAGCCGATCGACGGCCTGGGCGAGATCGCGAGCGACGAGACCCGCGCCCTCGAGCTGCAGGCTGCCTCGGTGCTCGAGCGTCAGCCCGTCGAGGAGCCGCTGCAGACCGGCATCAAGGCCATCGACGCGATGACCCCGATCGGTCGCGGACAGCGTCAGCTCGTCATCGGCGACCGCAAGACGGGCAAGACCGCCGTCTGCATCGACGCGATCCTGAACCAGAAGGCCAACTGGGAGACCGGCGACGAGAAGCAGCAGGTTCGCTGCATCTACGTCGCGATCGGCCAGAAGGGCTCCACCATCGCGGGCGTCAAGGCTGCCCTCGAGGAGCAGGGCGCGATGGAGTACACCACCATCGTCGCGGCCCCGGCCTCCGACTCCGCCGGTTTCAAGTGGCTCGCGCCCTACACCGGCTCCGCCATCGGTCAGCACTGGATGTACCAGGGCAAGCACGTCCTGGTCGTGTTCGACGACCTGACCAAGCAGGCCGAGGCGTACCGCGCCATCTCGCTGCTGCTGCGTCGCCCGCCGGGACGTGAGGCATACCCCGGTGACGTCTTCTACCTGCACTCCCGCCTGCTGGAGCGTTCGGCCAAGCTGTCCGACGCCCTGGGTGGCGGTTCGCTGACCGCGCTGCCGATCATCGAGACCAAGGCCAACGACGTCTCGGCCTACATCCCGACCAACGTCATCTCCATCACCGACGGTCAGGTGTTCCTCGAGTCGGACCTGTTCAACAAGGGTGTCCGTCCCGCCATCAACGTCGGCATCTCGGTGTCCCGTGTCGGTGGCGCCGCGCAGACCAAGGGCATGAAGAAGGTTTCCGGCTCGCTGCGTCTGGAGCTGGCCCAGTTCCGTGAGCTCGAGGCGTTCTCCGCCTTCGCCTCCGACCTGGACGCCGCCTCGAAGGCACAGCTCGAGCGTGGTGCCCGCCTGGTGGAGCTGCTCAAGCAGGATCAGTACAGCCCGATCCCCGTCGAGGACCAGATCGTGTCGATCTACCTCGCCGGTGAGGGTGTCTTCGACAGCGTGCCCGTCGGCGACGTCCGTCGCTTCGAGGCCGAACTGCTCGACGAGCTGCACCGCACCGCCTCCGGCGTGTACGAGAGCATCAAGGGCGGCAAGGCCCTCGACGCCGACAACGCCAAGGCGCTGGTCGAGGCGACCGACAAGTTCAAGGAAACCTTCCTCGCGTCCGACGGAAGCCGGGTCGTGAACGAGGCCGAGGCTGAAGCTCTGGACGCCGGCGAGGTCGGCCACGAGCAGATCAACGTCAAGCGCACCACCGTCAGCAAGTGA